In Molothrus aeneus isolate 106 chromosome 3, BPBGC_Maene_1.0, whole genome shotgun sequence, a single genomic region encodes these proteins:
- the CCSAP gene encoding centriole, cilia and spindle-associated protein → MVVPARRVKTEYMKRFKEPKWESCGACYLELLHYRLSRRLLEQAHRPWLWDGWEQDSGSGGGSTAGSPSPPGAGSPANAREEEEAAGAGAAAPSEAGRASPEKEKEDQEKQEKEEQEKTVEHTSVKEADKTSRTGRRPSRSALSSRNDRKSAKSPQRTDAPKENKHPFALYGWGERQTDTGSQKTHNVCASASVNEIHESALRAKNRRQVEKRKLSQRRVRSAEAENTWRAKPSPADNPWMTEYMRCYSARAL, encoded by the exons ATGGTGGTGCCGGCGCGGCGCGTGAAGACGGAGTATATGAAGCGCTTCAAGGAGCCCAAGTGGGAATCGTGCGGCGCCTGctacctggagctgctgcactaCCGCCTCAGCCGCCGGCTCCTGGAGCAGGCGCACCGGCCCTGGCTCTGGGACGGCTGGGAGCAGGacagcggcagcggcggcggcagcaccGCCGGGTCCCCTTCTCCGCCGGGCGCCGGCAGCCCCGCGAACgcaagggaggaggaggaggcggccggagcgggagcggcggcgccgAGCGAGGCGGGACGGGCCAGCCCCG agaaagaaaaagaagatcaagaaaagcaggagaaggaagagcaaGAGAAAACTGTAGAACATACTTCTGTAAAGGAAGCAGACAAAACCAGCCGTACAGGACGACGTCCAAGTCGAAGTGCCTTGTCCAGTCGTAATGATCGAAAATCAGCCAAAAGCCCCCAAAGGACAGATGCACCAAAGGAGAATAAACATCCATTTGCTCTGTATGGGTGGGGAGAAAGACAGACGGATACTGGGAGCCAGAAAACTCACAATGTCTGTGCTTCTGCTTCCGTGAATGAA ATTCACGAATCTGCCCTACGAGCAAAGAACAGGAGGCAagtggagaaaaggaagctttCTCAGAGGCGAGTGCGATcagcagaggcagaaaacaCCTGGCGAGCAAAGCCCTCCCCAGCAGACAACCCCTGGATGACAGAGTACATGAGATGCTACTCAGCAAGAGCTCTCTGA